A stretch of Brachyhypopomus gauderio isolate BG-103 chromosome 3, BGAUD_0.2, whole genome shotgun sequence DNA encodes these proteins:
- the card9 gene encoding caspase recruitment domain-containing protein 9 isoform X5 has translation MADGPSALDFEEDEECWIRLEDYRMLLTRTIEPSRIIPYLRQCKVLNGEDEEQIYNDPSLIVRGRKVGMMLDLLQRTGLKGYVAFLESLELNYPQLYQKITGKEPTRVFSVLMDTAGESGLTQFLMSEVTRLQKAFQDERKGRLKAAARAAEQVDTIRQLQTRERELHVQQERVQHMREEQDQLWNEARHLKDENYRLMHDVTRLSEEKNCALMCNRDLQLQIERLKHSLMNAESDSKIHRKRTMTLKNAMEQRPSQETIWQLQKENDLLRAQVQELQSSQQVQIPTEHEKMSIHCLEDFKNQSQEHQKLLNNIYRLRRDLHNAEVLRDKTLEKKEELELKCAMFKKDSRMYCLRMEDILTQLDEVIKERDVAISSREECHQENCKYLQDKDRYRKQIRKLGECYDELQVQLFRTEAELFTLQAKFRKQKHLQETSTTAEEICSTELKSQTSEEDAKDKDEKGVDAQRGIVI, from the exons ATGGCTGACGGCCCAAGTGCTCTAGACtttgaggaggatgaggagtgtTGGATACGTCTGGAAGATTACAGGATGCTTCTTACCAGGACAATTGAGCCCTCACGAATAATACCGTACTTAAGGCAGTGCAAGGTGCTAAACGGTGAGGACGAAGAACAGATTTACAACGATCCCAGTCTGATTGTCAGAGGGCGAAAAGTAG GTATGATGCTGGATCTTTTACAAAGGACTGGTCTGAAGGGCTACGTGGCATTCTTAGAGAGTCTGGAGTTGAATTACCCTCAACTCTATCAGAAAATCACAGGGAAGGAGCCTACCCGAGTCTTCTCTGTACTTATGG ATACAGCAGGTGAGTCAGGACTAACTCAGTTCCTCATGAGTGAGGTGACTCGCCTACAGAAAGCTTTTCAGGACGAACGCAAAGGGAGACTGAAAGCCGCAGCCCGCGCAGCAGAGCAAGTCGACACCATTCGTCAGCTCCAGACACGTGAACGTGAGCTTCACGTGCAGCAAGAGCGTGTGCAGCACATGAGGGAGGAGCAGGACCAGCTCTGGAATGAAGCACGACACTTGAAGGATGAGAACTACCGGCTGATGCATGACGTGACTCGCCTGAGCGAAGAGAAAAACTGCGCGCTCATGTGCAATAGAGACTTACAGCTGCAG ATTGAAAGACTGAAACACAGTTTAATGAATGCGGAGAGCGATTCAAAGATTCATCGCAAACGCACAATGACACTGAAAAATGCCATGGAGCAGAGGCCCAGTCAGGAAACCATCTGGCAGCTGCAGAAGGAAAATGATCTCCTCAGAGCTCAAGTTCAGGAGCTCCAGAGTTCTCAG CAGGTCCAAATTCCAACCGAGCATGAGAAGATGAGCATTCATTGTCTGGAAGATTTCAAAAACCAAAGCCAGGAACATCAGAAGCTGTTGAACAACATATACCGACTACGCAGGGATCTGCACAATGCTGAGGTGTTGCGAGATAAG ACACTGGAGAAGAAGGAAGAACTGGAGTTGAAGTGTGCAATGTTTAAAAAGGACTCCAGAATGTACTGCCTTCGCATGGAGGACATCTTGACGCAGCTGGATGAGGTCATCAAAGAGAGAGACGTG GCCATTTCTTCAAGAGAAGAATGCCATCAGGAGAACTGTAAATATCTCCAAGACAAGGATAGGTACCGGAAACAGATCCGGAAACTGGGAGAGTGTTATGATGAGCTGCAAGTTCAGCTCTTCCGGACTGAAGCAGAACTCTTCACTCTCCAGGCAAAATTTCGCAAACAGAAACACTTACAGGAAACATCAACA